A region of the Dickeya chrysanthemi NCPPB 402 genome:
CCAGCGCTCGCGGATGCGCTGGGCAATGGCCAGCGCCCAGGGCTCATGGACCCGACGCCCGTAAGGCGAATGCAGGATCAGGCGCCAGTCACCCAGTTCGTCATGGCATCGCTCGATGATTAGCGTGCGATCGGTGGGCAGCACGCCCGTGGCGGCCCGTTGTTCGAACACGAGTGCCAGCATGTTGCCGATGGCGTTCCCGTCCAGGCCGATGGTCTCCAACTGGGTTTGCGTACCGGGCCCGGGAAGGGGAGTGCCATCGGCTCCGGAGATGTCCAGTTCGAGCTGGCGGAGGAAAGTACCGATGGCCTCTCCCAGCTCGGCAGGCCGACCGATGCCGTCTCCGCGCCAGAATGGCAGGCGGGCGGAACGACCGGGAGCCGGGGTGACGACCACCTGGTCACGGGTGATTTCCTGGATGCGCCAGGAGGTCGCCCCCAGAGTGATCACATCGTTGACGCGCGACTCGTAGACCATTTCTTCGTCGAGCTCACCCACGCGGCGTGAGCCAGCACGTTCTTCACCTTCGGGGAGAACGACGCTGAACATGCCGCGGTCGGGGATGGTGCCACCGCTGGTGACCGCCAGCTGTTGTGCGCCCGGACGTGCCGACAGCTGACCGGTTTCCCGGTCCCAGATCAGCCGTGGCCGAAACCCGGAAAAATCATCGGAGGGATAGCGTCCCGCCAGCATATCCAGCGTGGCATCGAACGCTGTGCGGGGTAGTGTGAGATAGGGCGCGGCGCGGCGCACGGTAGCATACCAGGCGTCGACATCAAGCGGCTCCATCGCAACGGCGGCGACCGTCTGCTGTGCTAACACATCCAGTGGATTGCGGGGCGGGGCGATGGCCTCGATACGGCCGCTCAGCATCGCGTCGACAATAACGGTAGAGTCGATCACCTCACGTCGTGTCCGAGGATAGACGAGCCCGGTTGAAATGCCCCCAACCTGGTGTCCGGCGCGTCCAACACGTTGTAGAGCGCTGGCGACAGACGGGGGGGCTGATACCTGAATCACCAGGTCGACCAGGCCCATGTCAATGCCCAGTTCCAGGCTTGAGGTAGCGACCACACAGCGTAACTCACCGGATTTGAGTGCCTGCTCGATCTCAGCGCGATGCTCCTTGGACACCGAACCGTGGTGTGATCGGGCGATTGTAGCGGCAACGCCATCGGCGCGCGCCTGGGTGCTGCCTGCCGACGATTCGTACTGTGTGGGTGGGTGATCATCCCCGGTGGATGGAGTCTGCCCGGTACCTGCCAGTCTTGCTGCATAGGTTTCATTGAGGCGCGCGGTGAGCCGCTCCGCCACGCCACGGGAATTGGCGAACACAATAGTGGAACGGCGTGAAAGTACCTGGTCCAGAATACTGGCTTCCACGTGCGGCCAGATAGAGCCGGGTCGGCCATTGCCCGCGTTGTCGCTGGGTTCATGTTCCGGAATGTTCGACATGTCTTCCACCGGTACCACAATGCGCACGTCCAGGTGGCGCATCGATGGCGGCGCTACAACGATGACAGGGCGCTCTCCTCCCAGGAACTCAGCCACCCGTTCCACGGGGCGCACGGTGGCGGATAATCCGATGCGCTGTGCAGGCGTTTCCAGCAGCGCGTCCAGTCGCTCCAGGCTCAGTGCCAGATGCGATCCGCGTTTGGTCCCTGCCACGGCATGGATCTCGTCGATAATGATAGTACTGACGTCGCGCAGTGCTTCTCTTGCCCGGGAGGTCAGCATCAGGAAGAGTGACTCCGGCGTCGTGATGAGAATGTCGGGAGGACTGCGCACGAGACGGGCGCGCTCGGCTACCGTCGTGTCACCGGTACGCAGGCCTACCGTCAGTACCACGTTGGCATCGCCCCGTCGCTGACGCTCCTGCATGATCCCCTGAAGCGGTAAAGACAGGTTACGTTGCACATCCGCACCCAGAGCCTTAACAGGCGAGATGTAGAGAACCCGCGTTTTCGTAGCAGGTCGCCGGGCATTTTCAGGAGCCGGGGTGAACGTCTCAGTCTGCTCAATGAACAGCCGGTCGATGGCATGCATAAACGCGGCCAGCGTCTTTCCCGAGCCGGTGGGGGCGATGACCAGCGAATGATGCCCTCCGCCGATTGCCGTCCACGCAGCATCCTGCACAGCCGTGGGCGTACCGAACGTGGAGACAAACCATTCCAGGGTGGCTGCTGTGAACTGTCCGCCCGACAGAAATTCGTTTGATTGGGAGTTTGTCGTCACGAGATAATCAGCCCTTAGCCGTTTTGAGAGCGGCGCTCCATGCCTGCTGTGCCCATATCGTCAGTATTTCATTATCTTCAAGCACATCCACAGGCACTTCCCAGTACGATTTTAGCGCATGGTCGTTGCCCTCGGAGACATAGCCCAGCGCGTGTGAGCCTGCTGCCTCATAGTCGGCCCGGCTGGCATTATCCACTTTGAAATACAGGGATCCTTGCCAGACCATCGCGAATACGAGCCCGTCACGATAGAGTGCGACAGCGCCAAACAGGGGCCGTGTTGTGATGGGAGCCCAGCCTGAGAGCTCCCCGGCGTAGTGCGCGGCCAGCGCTTTGCCTTGTCCGGTGAGTTTGGTCATGTGTTACTCCTGTTAAATTGAAAATGGCCTTCGACGGTACGTAGCGGGTTCCGGCCACAGGGTGACTGTCCGAGTTGCCGGGCGGCTTTACACCGGGGGCTTTAAACGTTGAGGCACGGCTTTGAGCGCCAGCCGGTAGGAGTGTTTGATCAGGTCTTCTACCAGTTCCCGGGTCACGCCTTTGCCACCTTCAACAGACACCCAGTGGTGCTTATCGAGATATCTCCCGGGCGTTACGTTTTCATACTGTTCACACAGGGTGTTGATCTGGTCCGGCTCTGTCTTAACCGTGATGATTGGCTCATCAGGATCATCGGTGATGATGAGGAAGACTTTGTTGACGACCTTGTAGACGTCAAGTTTTTCGACAAACGGGCGGCCGTGAGTGACGCCAGGCAGTTCAGTCGCCAGGCGGCGTGCAAGAGGCTGCAACTGGCGTCTGGAGATGCCTTTATGTGCCGGCTGTCCGACATTGCGGATGCGCTTTTGCGGCAGACTCGCCTGAACCAGCAGGTAAGACTCCTTGATTTCCCGATGCAGCAACGCTTCCGTGATGGACTTGCCTGCAACGATAGACAGCCAGTGGCGCTTGTTCATGCGATGAGCCGGTGAGATTTCCTCAAATTGCCCGCACAGGATCGCGGCCCGAATGGGATCGGCTTTCACGATAACGGTGGACTTACCATCCACCTCGCCGATCAGCATAAACACTTTGCCGTGCAGCTTGTAGGTCGCCCAGCCGATCCCCATTGAGTGGTCGGGCGCGACGCCCGTGAGCGATCGCGCATAGTCATCGGCGACGTGAACGAGGTTCTGTTTGTCCATGGGGGCTCCTGACACTGTCTGCGTTACTCAGCGGACGCGGGAATGGATATACGTGCCGATTCTGGTGCCGATGTAGTGTTGACGGCTCAGTTCAAGGAATTTGCGGGTGATGATCGGATCGTCCTTCACTTTGGTGAAGTGCGACTCGCTCTGCAGCGTCAGGTCAGTCCAGGGCGAGAGAAGCACCGTGGCGGCAGGCAGTGGTTTGCAGCCTTCGCGAAGTGATACGAGCGTGGACAGTGCCAACCCTCCGCCGTGCAGGTAGAAGATCACCCGCGACGGATCAGACCCTGTCGGTTCGACCCACTCCGCAGGCACGCCGGCTGCGTCAACTTGCCGGAACACAACGTCAGGCAAGGAGGGGAGATCCCTGCCCAACGCATTGAAAGTGGTTCTCAATTCTTCGATGTCGGTCAATTGATCCAACGGAACGGGGCCGGCGCGCAGTTGTGCGATAAAACTCTGAAATTCCTGACTCAATGACATTCATTGCTCCAAATCGTCCGGTTGGGATGTCTGACGGTGACTGTGATTCGGTCCTGGGCTTGCCTGCCGATGTCGAAACGGGGATGTGCTTTCTGTGCCAATATCGGTGTCAGAGACTGCCGTTATGTTCTTTTTAATTGTCATTATGGGCCATGAGTGGCATTTTTTGTACAATTAAATGGCTTTTTAATTGCAAATATCGGACATTCTGTTGTGGGTGGCAATGTTATAAGAGGTATTTAATGAGTGCAATGGCGCGACCTAAAGTAGAGCAACTGACGTATAGCCCGGCCAGCGCCTATCCCTATGATCTTGAGGTGTTCCGTTTGTCGGATCTCAAGCGTCGCTCGACGGTACAGGCCATGCGCAGGACGTACTGTTACGAGTTCTATATGTTGATCTGCGTGACCGAAGGGCAATGCACGCACTTTGTCGACTTCGAACCGGTGGAATGCAGTGCGGGAACATTGCTCACGTTGCGGCCTGGCCAGGCCCATAACTTCGGAAGCGAGGAGGACTGGGATGGATGGATGGTGCTGCTTCGTCCGGAATTTCTGCTATCGGCAGAGGCTGCGCCGACAGGGGCTGAAATATCCCCTTTACTGGATTGCCTGCCCGGAAGCATCTGCCTTGATCCGGCGGAACTTAGACGAGTCATGCAGGATATTCAGTGCATCCACGACGATGCTCGCTTGGGGTTACCAGGGCGACCTGAAGAGCTACCTGGTATTGAGGCTGCGGACGTTTCGGCAAGTTGTCTGAGCGTGGAGGTACATGTGTTGCTGCGTTACCGTTTCTACGCGTTTCTGACCTGGCTGGCTTTCCTGCACCGGCAGCGCCAGGAACCCGCTTCTCAGCAATCAGCTATGCTGCTACGGTTACGGCAGTTTGAGAAACTGGTGGACGAGCGTTTCTCGCAATGGAGCCAGGTCGGTGACTATGCAAGCTACCTTGGTTGTACTGAGAAGAGCCTGACGCGCGCAACGCTGGCAGCCCAAGGGATCAGTGCCAAAGCCTATCTCTCAAAACGGATTGTGCTGGAGGCCAAACGGCTACTCACGCATACCGATTTGTCCATCGGTGCGCTGTCCGAACGTCTTGGGTTCGGTGAGGTCGACAGATTCTGCAAGTTCTTCAAGCGGGAAACCCGTTTTACGCCGAAGGACTTCCGCAAAAGCGCAACGACTTCCTGACCTCATGAGGATCGACCTTGCCACAGCACAATATATGCATATGCGCAAAGCCCCAGCAGGAACCTGTTGCGAGCTGGTATTGAGTCCAATATCCGGCGGTGAGCGATGTTTGCTTTCCTTGCCATCAGTCGTATCGAATACAAAAGGAGTAAGGTATGTCACATGCACTACCCATTTACGAGCAAAACTACAGTGATGAAGAACGTACGCTCGCAGACCATCTTATCGGTCTGGAAAAGTCAGCACTGGATAAGTGGTTCAAGGGTGATACATCCGGCTATGAATCACTCTGGTCAGAGCGCAGCTTCACGTACTTTGATGCTGTTGTGACCGAAAGGGTCGATGACTATGAAACGATTAAAGAGTTTCTGAAATCCATTGACGGCAAGTTGTTTGCTGACAGTTATGATTTCCTCAACCCCCGGATACAGGCGGTAAAAGATATGGCCGTGCTGACTTATCAGCTGTACGCGAAAACGAACCGGATTGATATGGAATACAACGTCATCGAGATTTTTCAGAAGGAAGATGACAACTGGAAAGTTATCCACTCCACCTGGTCATTTATCCGTCCTATGGACAAGAAATTCCCTCAGGTTGATGCTGTCATCTGATGTGATCATACTCTCAGCTAGGGGGATAATACAGTAAGGTCCAGCCCGTCTTGTCGGAAAGCAGGGCTATTAATATGGGTATGAATACGGTGTTACAGAGGCCGGACCAGAATATTTATAAGCTGATGATACGGGAGTGATTATGAAAAGAGAGACGCTATTCAGCTACGTGCGGGAACATTTTAACGCAGAGCCGGAGTATCTCTGGAGTAACTTGCCGGATTATGCCGTACTCCGTCATCATAATGGTGATAAATGGTTTGGTATTGTGATGCGTGTACCCGGTACGACGCTGGGGCTGAAAACGGATGATAAAGTCGACATCCTCGACGTTAAGGTCCGGCCGGAGTATATCGGTTCATTACGTCAGAAAGAGGGGGTTTTACCTGCTTACCATATGAATAAAGAGCACTGGGTCAGTATCATTCTCTCAGGGCCGCTATCTACAAAGGAAATACATGAGCTGCTTGCCGACAGTCATGAATTGACCTCAGGTTAATTATCGGCCTTGACGGTACATGTCCTAATCACGGCATGTACCCTGTCTGATATCTTTAGATTCCACCAAGCCAGTGCATATCCTCTTGTAAAGCGTCGATGGTGTTCCTGACTATCGGTAAGTGTCAAGGTAGTTGGCACCCCCGNNNNNNNNNNNNNNNNNNNNNNNNNNNNNNNNNNNNNNNNNNNNNNNNNNNNNNNNNNNNNNNNNNNNNNNNNNNNNNNNNNNNNNNNNNNNNNNNNNNNGGGGGATACCACCATACCGAGGACATCCTCGAAATGGTCGTCATCATTGTGCCCGTTGTTAAGGCACGCTTCGTTGCTTATTTATTCCACATCATCATAAACTGGCTCTGCTGTTTTTGGATATTGCAGGGTCAGTGCTGGATCTGTTTCCTTGTCAGAACAGTTCTCAGGTTTTTTAGGCTGCGCAGATGCAGTCGTTCCCTCTGTCGGTTGATTGTTAGAATCATTTGTTTGATTAAAAGTATAAACATTATCAAATGCTGGTTCGTTATTAGCATTAAATCCCTGTGCCTTTTTAACATTAGGGCGTTGTTTCATATTAATGCTATGTGCTTGGCCTTTCAAAAAGATATTGGAGTTCATAAAAAGATCACCATCTTTATCGATGATAATCCCCTTGGTTTTTAGCTTTTTAAAGATGAGCGACATATTCGATTTCCCTATGCCCAAGTCACGACAGAGTGCCGCTTGAGAAATATGAAACAAATTGCCGAATTCCATTTTATTAAGGATTTTAGCAATCACCTTCAGTTCAGTTTTGGTAATATCAAGTTCAGCAAGGCATTCAAAGTTTTTCGTAAAGAGATGAACATAATCGACATCTTTTTTGATGGATTTAATGTTTTCTTTTCGCTGATATATGTTGGTCGTGTCTTTATGCTTGCTATGATAGTGCTCAAAAATCTGTAATCGCTGTTCCGGTGTAAAGTTGTTATCATCAATATACTGTTGTAGTTGGAAGGATGATAGTTCATGCAAGTGCTTAAAATCGATAATGCTCATAATAGTCTCCTTTTATTGTTCTTATTTTTTAATACATAACAGATTAAACCTGATCGTCAATAATAAA
Encoded here:
- a CDS encoding MmcQ/YjbR family DNA-binding protein gives rise to the protein MDKQNLVHVADDYARSLTGVAPDHSMGIGWATYKLHGKVFMLIGEVDGKSTVIVKADPIRAAILCGQFEEISPAHRMNKRHWLSIVAGKSITEALLHREIKESYLLVQASLPQKRIRNVGQPAHKGISRRQLQPLARRLATELPGVTHGRPFVEKLDVYKVVNKVFLIITDDPDEPIITVKTEPDQINTLCEQYENVTPGRYLDKHHWVSVEGGKGVTRELVEDLIKHSYRLALKAVPQRLKPPV
- a CDS encoding alpha/beta hydrolase fold domain-containing protein, whose protein sequence is MSLSQEFQSFIAQLRAGPVPLDQLTDIEELRTTFNALGRDLPSLPDVVFRQVDAAGVPAEWVEPTGSDPSRVIFYLHGGGLALSTLVSLREGCKPLPAATVLLSPWTDLTLQSESHFTKVKDDPIITRKFLELSRQHYIGTRIGTYIHSRVR
- a CDS encoding AraC family transcriptional regulator, yielding MARPKVEQLTYSPASAYPYDLEVFRLSDLKRRSTVQAMRRTYCYEFYMLICVTEGQCTHFVDFEPVECSAGTLLTLRPGQAHNFGSEEDWDGWMVLLRPEFLLSAEAAPTGAEISPLLDCLPGSICLDPAELRRVMQDIQCIHDDARLGLPGRPEELPGIEAADVSASCLSVEVHVLLRYRFYAFLTWLAFLHRQRQEPASQQSAMLLRLRQFEKLVDERFSQWSQVGDYASYLGCTEKSLTRATLAAQGISAKAYLSKRIVLEAKRLLTHTDLSIGALSERLGFGEVDRFCKFFKRETRFTPKDFRKSATTS
- a CDS encoding MmcQ/YjbR family DNA-binding protein — encoded protein: MKRETLFSYVREHFNAEPEYLWSNLPDYAVLRHHNGDKWFGIVMRVPGTTLGLKTDDKVDILDVKVRPEYIGSLRQKEGVLPAYHMNKEHWVSIILSGPLSTKEIHELLADSHELTSG
- a CDS encoding TfoX/Sxy family protein, producing MTKLTGQGKALAAHYAGELSGWAPITTRPLFGAVALYRDGLVFAMVWQGSLYFKVDNASRADYEAAGSHALGYVSEGNDHALKSYWEVPVDVLEDNEILTIWAQQAWSAALKTAKG
- a CDS encoding nuclear transport factor 2 family protein, which encodes MSHALPIYEQNYSDEERTLADHLIGLEKSALDKWFKGDTSGYESLWSERSFTYFDAVVTERVDDYETIKEFLKSIDGKLFADSYDFLNPRIQAVKDMAVLTYQLYAKTNRIDMEYNVIEIFQKEDDNWKVIHSTWSFIRPMDKKFPQVDAVI